In Streptomyces sp. NBC_01551, one DNA window encodes the following:
- a CDS encoding alpha/beta hydrolase — translation MKKIIRVLTAVAAGLALAAPGTLATPASAAGAPAGEATRLELPRPTGALAVGRDTLHLVDRDRKDPWVPTADRELLLSLYYPALAHTGTPAPYMAAAEAKALLTDRGQLGDHVTPERVAATRTHSRAGALPRPAPRGYPLIVLSPGFTMPRSSLTTLAEDLASRGYVVAAVDHAYESDGSVFPGGRLLSCKACEQVFPDGSLHRVSDGRARDVTFLLDRLTGPRSAWRYSRLIDARYIGMAGHSIGGAAASATMAADPRVDAGVNMDGTFFTPIPEAGLGGRPFLMLAGDPALLPPDFPDTSWEDSWPRLDGWKRWLTVTGAGHPAFTDWPVLGDQVGYSHPETPLSGTRSQQITRAYVGDFFGLHLRGTAAPRLDGPAASDPEVLFHRGG, via the coding sequence ATGAAGAAGATCATCCGCGTGCTCACGGCCGTGGCGGCCGGCCTGGCCCTCGCCGCGCCCGGCACCCTCGCGACCCCCGCCTCGGCGGCGGGCGCCCCGGCCGGCGAGGCCACCAGACTCGAACTCCCGCGCCCCACCGGCGCCTTGGCGGTCGGCCGCGACACCCTCCACCTGGTGGACCGGGACCGCAAGGACCCCTGGGTGCCGACCGCCGACCGGGAGCTGCTGCTCTCGCTGTACTACCCGGCCCTCGCGCACACCGGAACTCCCGCCCCCTACATGGCCGCCGCCGAGGCCAAGGCGCTGCTGACCGACCGGGGACAGCTCGGCGACCACGTCACGCCCGAGCGCGTCGCGGCCACCCGCACGCACTCCCGGGCCGGCGCACTGCCCCGGCCCGCCCCGCGCGGCTACCCGCTGATCGTGCTCTCGCCCGGCTTCACGATGCCGCGTTCCTCGCTGACCACCCTGGCGGAGGACCTCGCCAGCCGCGGCTACGTCGTGGCCGCGGTGGACCACGCGTACGAGTCGGACGGCAGCGTCTTCCCCGGCGGCCGGCTGCTCAGCTGCAAGGCGTGCGAGCAGGTGTTCCCCGACGGGTCGCTGCACCGGGTCTCCGACGGCCGGGCCCGCGACGTCACCTTCCTCCTGGACCGGCTCACCGGCCCGCGCTCCGCGTGGCGGTACTCCCGGCTGATCGACGCCCGGTACATCGGCATGGCCGGCCACTCCATCGGCGGCGCCGCGGCCTCCGCCACCATGGCCGCGGACCCGCGCGTGGACGCCGGGGTCAACATGGACGGCACCTTCTTCACCCCGATACCCGAGGCCGGCCTCGGCGGCCGCCCCTTCCTGATGCTCGCCGGGGACCCGGCCCTGCTGCCGCCGGACTTCCCCGACACCTCCTGGGAGGACAGCTGGCCCCGCCTCGACGGCTGGAAGCGCTGGCTGACCGTGACGGGAGCGGGCCACCCCGCGTTCACCGACTGGCCCGTACTCGGCGACCAGGTGGGCTACTCGCATCCCGAGACCCCGCTGTCGGGCACCCGCTCCCAGCAGATCACGCGGGCGTACGTCGGCGACTTCTTCGGCCTGCACCTGCGCGGGACCGCGGCCCCGCGCCTGGACGGTCCGGCGGCGTCCGACCCGGAAGTCCTGTTCCACCGCGGCGGTTGA
- a CDS encoding cation acetate symporter, whose translation MNQTYALTAVTVVVLVTVLVGALGLRISRTTSDFYVASRTVGPRLNAAAISGEYLSAASFLGIAGLVLLQGPQMLWYPVGYTAGYLVLLVLVAAPLRRSGAYTLPDFAEARLESQAVRRIAVLFVIGVGWLYLLPQLQGAGLTLAILTGAPHWVGGVVVAAVVTVAVAAGGMRSITFVQAFQYWLKLTALLVPAFFLIGAWAGDGAPRARFDAPAVFREHTAVTLADDVRLTFDEPLTLTVTGQVDGRSYDGSEPLALSAGQHAVRAPARLEFTPGSPVPESRAEAGMGVSSWSEPLSGDRPEFRLYATYGLILATFLGTMGLPHVAVRFYTSPNGRAARRTTLVVLGLVGVFYLLPPVYGALGRIYAPELALTGTADAAVLVLPERMVGGLPGDLLGALLAGGAFAAFLSTASGLTMAVAGVLHQDVLPTRGVRSFRVAALVAMLVPLGGSVAATDVPVADAVGLAFAVSASSFCPLLVLGIWWRGLTPPGAVAGLVTGGGAALSAVLATRAGLPPAGWPHTLLAWPAVWSVPLGFLTMVLVSLATRSRIPAGTAVTLARLHLPEALYPPEAGAGAGTGTGAGAGSGARAGTGSGAAARAGGAP comes from the coding sequence GTGAACCAGACGTACGCGCTGACCGCGGTCACCGTCGTCGTCCTGGTCACGGTGCTGGTCGGGGCGCTCGGCCTGCGGATATCCCGCACCACCTCCGACTTCTACGTCGCCTCGCGCACCGTCGGCCCGCGCCTCAACGCGGCGGCCATCAGCGGGGAGTACCTGTCGGCGGCCTCCTTCCTCGGCATCGCGGGGCTGGTGCTGCTCCAAGGGCCGCAGATGCTCTGGTATCCGGTCGGCTACACCGCCGGATACCTGGTGCTGCTGGTGCTCGTGGCGGCCCCGCTGCGGCGCTCGGGCGCGTACACGCTGCCCGATTTCGCCGAGGCGCGGCTGGAATCGCAGGCGGTGCGGCGGATCGCGGTGCTCTTCGTGATCGGCGTCGGCTGGCTCTACCTGCTGCCGCAACTGCAAGGAGCCGGGTTGACGCTGGCGATCTTGACCGGGGCCCCGCACTGGGTCGGCGGGGTGGTCGTCGCCGCGGTGGTGACGGTGGCGGTGGCCGCCGGCGGGATGCGCTCGATCACCTTCGTCCAGGCCTTCCAGTACTGGCTGAAACTCACCGCCCTGCTGGTGCCGGCGTTCTTCCTGATCGGGGCCTGGGCCGGGGACGGCGCGCCGCGCGCCCGGTTCGACGCCCCGGCGGTCTTCCGCGAGCACACCGCCGTCACCCTCGCCGACGACGTCCGCCTCACCTTCGACGAGCCGCTCACCCTGACGGTGACGGGGCAGGTGGACGGCCGGTCGTACGACGGCAGCGAGCCGCTGGCCCTGTCCGCCGGGCAGCACGCGGTACGGGCGCCCGCGCGGCTGGAGTTCACCCCGGGCAGCCCCGTCCCGGAGTCCCGGGCGGAGGCGGGGATGGGGGTGTCCAGCTGGTCCGAGCCGCTGTCCGGGGACCGGCCGGAGTTCCGGCTGTACGCGACGTACGGGCTGATCCTGGCCACCTTCCTCGGCACCATGGGGCTCCCGCACGTGGCGGTGCGGTTCTACACGAGCCCGAACGGCAGGGCCGCCCGGCGGACGACGCTGGTGGTGCTGGGGCTGGTCGGCGTCTTCTACCTGCTGCCGCCGGTCTACGGGGCCCTCGGCCGGATCTACGCCCCCGAGCTGGCGCTGACCGGCACGGCGGACGCGGCGGTGCTGGTGCTGCCGGAGCGGATGGTGGGCGGGTTGCCCGGCGACCTGTTGGGCGCGCTGCTGGCAGGGGGCGCCTTCGCGGCGTTCCTGTCGACGGCCTCGGGGCTGACGATGGCGGTCGCCGGGGTGCTGCACCAGGACGTCCTGCCGACGCGGGGGGTGCGCAGCTTCCGGGTCGCGGCGCTGGTGGCGATGCTCGTACCGCTGGGCGGCAGTGTGGCGGCCACCGACGTGCCGGTGGCGGACGCGGTGGGGCTGGCGTTCGCGGTGTCGGCCTCCTCGTTCTGCCCGCTGCTGGTGCTGGGGATCTGGTGGCGCGGGCTGACGCCGCCGGGGGCGGTGGCCGGGCTGGTCACGGGCGGCGGGGCGGCGCTGAGCGCGGTGCTGGCGACGCGGGCGGGGCTGCCGCCGGCGGGCTGGCCGCACACGCTGCTGGCGTGGCCGGCGGTGTGGTCGGTGCCGCTGGGGTTCCTCACGATGGTGCTGGTGTCGCTGGCCACGCGGTCGCGGATCCCGGCCGGGACGGCGGTGACGCTGGCCCGGCTGCACCTGCCGGAGGCGCTGTACCCGCCGGAGGCGGGGGCGGGGGCGGGGACGGGGACGGGCGCCGGGGCGGGGTCGGGCGCCCGGGCCGGCACGGGCTCGGGCGCCGCCGCGCGCGCGGGCGGTGCTCCATGA
- a CDS encoding sensor histidine kinase — MTGAVLSVLAVAGAALLLGLGWAAGRRQARRGERTAAPDLGTPVELATFHTLHTASLAAPPLRAGLTEDTARKAARRLRSLLGTEALCLTDREAVLAWDGPGADHHQRRVMARVAVMLESGRSQSVRTECQRPDCPLKWAVFAPLTGEDGVLGALVAYGSRESAVLVRAATEVARWVSVQLELSELDRSRTRLMEAEIKALRAQISPHFIFNSLAAIASFVRTDPERARELLLEFADFTRYSFRRHGEFTTLAEELRSIEQYLALAGARFGDRLKVTLQVAPEVLPVALPFLCLQPLVENAVKHGLEDSTQECRIAISARDAGSEAVIAIEDNGVGMDPALLRRILAGERAGSSSGIGLPNVDERIRQVYGDAYGMVIETALGAGMKITVRIPKYRAGVHSSPPGQRLPPP, encoded by the coding sequence ATGACCGGAGCGGTGCTCTCGGTACTGGCAGTGGCCGGCGCCGCCCTGCTGTTGGGGCTGGGCTGGGCGGCCGGTCGCCGGCAGGCCCGGCGCGGCGAACGGACCGCCGCGCCGGACCTCGGGACGCCCGTGGAGCTGGCCACCTTCCACACCCTGCACACCGCCTCACTGGCCGCGCCCCCGCTGCGCGCCGGGCTGACCGAGGACACCGCTCGCAAGGCCGCCCGGCGGCTGCGCTCGCTGCTCGGCACCGAGGCCCTGTGCCTCACGGACCGGGAGGCGGTGCTGGCCTGGGACGGCCCGGGCGCCGACCACCACCAGCGGCGGGTGATGGCCCGGGTGGCGGTGATGCTGGAGTCCGGGCGGAGCCAGAGCGTGCGCACCGAGTGCCAGCGCCCCGACTGCCCGCTGAAATGGGCCGTGTTCGCCCCGCTCACCGGCGAGGACGGGGTGCTGGGCGCCCTGGTGGCGTACGGGTCGCGCGAGTCGGCGGTGCTCGTGCGGGCCGCGACCGAGGTGGCGCGCTGGGTCTCCGTACAGCTGGAGCTCTCGGAGCTGGACCGGTCGCGGACCCGGCTGATGGAGGCGGAGATCAAGGCGCTGCGGGCGCAGATCTCCCCACACTTCATCTTCAACTCCCTCGCCGCGATCGCCTCGTTCGTGCGGACCGACCCGGAGCGGGCCCGGGAGCTGCTGCTGGAGTTCGCGGACTTCACCCGCTACTCCTTCCGGCGGCACGGCGAATTCACCACGCTCGCCGAGGAGTTGCGCTCCATCGAGCAGTACCTGGCGCTGGCCGGGGCCCGGTTCGGGGACCGGCTGAAGGTGACCTTGCAGGTGGCGCCGGAGGTGCTCCCGGTGGCTCTGCCCTTCCTGTGCCTGCAGCCGCTGGTGGAGAACGCGGTCAAGCACGGGCTGGAGGACTCCACCCAGGAGTGCCGCATCGCGATCAGCGCCCGGGACGCGGGCTCCGAGGCGGTGATCGCCATCGAGGACAACGGGGTCGGGATGGACCCGGCCCTGCTGCGCCGGATCCTGGCCGGGGAGCGGGCGGGCTCCTCGTCCGGCATCGGACTGCCGAACGTGGACGAGCGGATCCGCCAGGTGTACGGCGACGCGTACGGGATGGTCATCGAGACGGCCCTCGGCGCCGGCATGAAGATCACCGTACGCATCCCCAAATACCGCGCGGGCGTACACAGCTCACCCCCGGGCCAGCGCCTCCCTCCGCCCTGA
- a CDS encoding GuaB1 family IMP dehydrogenase-related protein, with the protein MRFLNDQKPPYDLTYDDVFMVPSRSAVGSRQGVDLSSPDGTGTTIPLVVANMTAIAGRRMAETVARRGGIVVIPQDIPIEIVTDVISWVKTRHHVLDTPITLAPTQTVADALSLLPKRAHGAGVVVDADNRPVGVVTDHDLTGVDRFTQLSEVMSKELLLIDADIDPREAFNRLDAGHRKLAPAVDKDGRLVGILTRKGALRATLYAPAVDAKGGLRIAAAVGINGDFVQKAKQLLDAGVDTLVIDTAHGHQESMINAIKAVRALDPQVPIVAGNIVAAEGVKDLIDAGADIIKVGVGPGAMCTTRMMTGVGRPQFSAVLECAAEAKKYGKHVWADGGVRHPRDVAMALAAGASNVMIGSWFAGTYESPGDLQQTADGRLYKESFGMASARAVQNRTSEESAYDRARKGLFEEGISTSRMFLDPTRPGVEDLIDSIIAGVRSSCTYAGAGSLAEFEEKAVVGVQSAAGYAEGKPLHASWS; encoded by the coding sequence GTGCGTTTCCTCAATGACCAGAAGCCGCCGTACGACCTGACGTACGACGATGTGTTCATGGTGCCGAGCCGCTCCGCGGTGGGTTCCCGCCAGGGCGTCGACCTCTCCTCGCCCGACGGCACCGGCACCACCATTCCGCTCGTCGTGGCGAACATGACCGCCATCGCGGGCCGCCGGATGGCCGAGACCGTCGCCCGCCGCGGTGGCATCGTCGTCATCCCTCAGGACATCCCGATCGAGATCGTCACCGACGTCATCTCCTGGGTGAAGACCCGCCACCACGTGCTCGACACCCCGATCACGCTGGCGCCCACCCAGACCGTCGCCGACGCCCTGTCGCTGCTGCCCAAGCGCGCGCACGGCGCCGGTGTCGTCGTCGACGCCGACAACCGACCGGTCGGTGTCGTCACCGACCACGACCTGACCGGCGTGGACCGCTTCACCCAGCTCTCCGAGGTCATGTCGAAGGAGCTGCTGCTCATCGACGCCGACATCGACCCGCGCGAGGCGTTCAACCGGCTCGACGCCGGCCACCGCAAGCTGGCCCCGGCCGTGGACAAGGACGGCCGGCTCGTCGGCATCCTGACCCGCAAGGGCGCGCTGCGCGCGACGCTGTACGCGCCGGCCGTGGACGCCAAGGGCGGGCTGCGCATCGCCGCCGCCGTCGGCATCAACGGTGACTTCGTGCAGAAGGCCAAGCAGCTGCTCGACGCGGGCGTGGACACGCTCGTCATCGACACCGCGCACGGCCACCAGGAGTCGATGATCAACGCGATCAAGGCCGTCCGGGCGCTGGACCCGCAGGTTCCGATCGTGGCGGGCAACATCGTCGCGGCGGAGGGCGTCAAGGACCTGATCGACGCCGGCGCGGACATCATCAAGGTCGGTGTCGGCCCCGGCGCGATGTGCACGACCCGCATGATGACCGGCGTGGGCCGCCCGCAGTTCTCCGCGGTGCTGGAGTGCGCGGCGGAGGCGAAGAAGTACGGCAAGCACGTGTGGGCCGACGGTGGCGTGCGCCACCCGCGCGACGTGGCGATGGCCCTCGCGGCCGGCGCGTCCAACGTCATGATCGGCTCCTGGTTCGCGGGTACGTACGAGTCCCCGGGCGACCTCCAGCAGACCGCCGACGGCCGCCTGTACAAGGAGTCCTTCGGCATGGCGTCCGCGCGCGCGGTGCAGAACCGGACGTCGGAGGAGTCGGCGTACGACCGGGCCCGCAAGGGGCTGTTCGAGGAGGGCATCTCCACCTCGCGGATGTTCCTGGACCCGACGCGTCCGGGCGTCGAGGACCTGATCGACTCGATCATCGCGGGCGTCCGCTCGTCCTGCACCTACGCGGGTGCGGGTTCCCTCGCGGAGTTCGAGGAGAAGGCGGTCGTGGGTGTCCAGTCCGCCGCCGGCTACGCGGAGGGCAAGCCGCTGCACGCCAGCTGGAGCTAG
- a CDS encoding XdhC family protein — MLDIAGELRAWCAAQREFALATVVAVSGSAPRGPGASLAVDAGGTALGSLSGGCVESAVHEICLDAIASGESGVHRFGYSDDDAFAVGLTCGGVLDVLVTPVRGQDQVRPVLGAVLDAALGGAKAAFARVVTGPPQQLGRALAVHPDGSYEGCLGGSAELDRAAARQARALLLAGRTGTAELGTAGGLCGQPLTLLVESAAEPPRLIVYGAIDFASALARIGAFLGHRVTVCDARPVFTTPARFPDADEVIVDWPHRHLAAEWEAGRLDARTAVCVLTHDAKFDVPLLALALRLPLGYIGAMGSRRTHEERAARLRDEGVTADELARLRSPIGLDLGGGTPEETALSIAAEFTAARHGGSVLPLAALSGPVHRRVGATGAPFGTKVP; from the coding sequence ATGCTCGACATCGCCGGGGAGCTACGCGCGTGGTGCGCCGCCCAGCGGGAATTCGCGCTGGCCACCGTGGTGGCCGTCAGCGGCAGCGCACCACGCGGCCCCGGCGCCTCGCTGGCCGTCGACGCCGGCGGCACCGCGCTCGGCTCCCTCTCCGGGGGCTGCGTGGAGTCCGCCGTGCACGAGATCTGCCTCGACGCGATCGCGTCCGGGGAGAGCGGCGTGCACCGCTTCGGATACAGCGACGACGACGCCTTCGCCGTCGGGCTGACCTGCGGGGGAGTCCTCGACGTCCTCGTCACCCCGGTCCGCGGGCAAGACCAGGTGCGGCCCGTGCTGGGCGCGGTGCTCGACGCCGCGCTCGGCGGGGCCAAGGCCGCGTTCGCCCGCGTCGTCACCGGGCCGCCCCAGCAGCTCGGCCGCGCCCTCGCCGTCCACCCCGACGGCTCCTACGAGGGCTGCCTGGGCGGGAGCGCGGAGCTCGACCGGGCAGCCGCCCGGCAGGCCCGCGCGCTGCTGCTGGCCGGCCGGACCGGGACCGCCGAGCTCGGCACGGCCGGCGGGCTCTGCGGGCAGCCGCTCACCCTGCTCGTCGAATCCGCCGCCGAGCCGCCCCGGCTGATCGTCTACGGCGCCATCGACTTCGCCTCCGCCCTGGCCCGCATCGGGGCCTTCCTCGGACACCGGGTCACCGTCTGCGACGCCCGGCCCGTGTTCACCACCCCGGCCCGCTTCCCCGACGCCGACGAGGTGATCGTCGACTGGCCGCACCGGCACCTGGCCGCCGAGTGGGAGGCGGGCCGGCTGGACGCCCGTACCGCCGTCTGCGTCCTGACCCACGACGCGAAGTTCGACGTACCGCTGCTGGCCCTGGCGCTGCGGCTGCCCCTCGGGTACATCGGGGCCATGGGATCGCGGCGCACCCACGAGGAGCGGGCCGCGCGGCTGCGGGACGAGGGCGTCACGGCCGACGAGCTGGCCCGGCTGCGCTCGCCCATCGGCCTGGACCTGGGCGGCGGCACCCCCGAGGAGACGGCCCTGTCCATCGCCGCGGAGTTCACCGCCGCCCGGCACGGCGGCTCGGTGCTCCCTCTGGCGGCGCTCTCGGGACCCGTGCACCGGCGGGTCGGCGCGACCGGCGCCCCTTTCGGGACCAAAGTCCCGTAG
- a CDS encoding transposase: MARVVLPEDSTKEISDLIDVLISLFFESLPRRDQRNWARVYLNGLVKTTGKKTIRNIAGTGASSVEQSLQQFISKSPWDWTPVRRSLAQHLERTAQRPLAWVIQPMVIEKAGDRSVGVGRQFVPQLGRTANCQQASGIWLASSEASFPVEWTLTLPGPWTSELLRRRRAGIPDTARSLTPAQDAVHAVQRMAASWQLQRRPVVMEVANSDLPHCIESFALQDIPFVFKVDGTLPVSFGGAGRHKPGPHTAPARELIDSLRSQRRVVEWTRHGRTEGAVTLLTSAAILATPCEDRPVPAPPTPLLLVGAWTEAAMLPSEFWITNIGDRPLAQLFLLAKLTDRVSLDFSETCEPVGIRDFEGRSFRGWHHHATLASVAHAAMLLGTRGHSPDPGPLAYPGAPARTAGPSVLPPRPPRPLIPGQAPRLPGQSPRREYIR, encoded by the coding sequence ATGGCTCGCGTAGTTCTGCCGGAGGATTCCACGAAGGAAATCTCCGATTTGATCGACGTACTGATCTCGCTCTTCTTCGAATCCTTACCCCGGCGGGACCAGCGAAACTGGGCCCGCGTATATCTGAACGGTCTCGTGAAGACGACCGGGAAGAAAACAATCCGAAACATCGCCGGAACAGGGGCCAGTTCCGTAGAGCAGAGCCTCCAGCAGTTCATCAGCAAATCCCCGTGGGACTGGACCCCCGTACGCCGGTCCCTCGCTCAGCACCTCGAACGCACCGCGCAGCGCCCGCTGGCCTGGGTCATCCAGCCCATGGTCATCGAGAAGGCCGGCGACCGGTCGGTGGGCGTCGGCCGGCAGTTCGTCCCCCAGCTCGGCCGCACCGCCAACTGCCAGCAGGCCAGCGGGATCTGGCTCGCCTCCAGCGAGGCCAGCTTCCCGGTCGAATGGACCCTCACCCTCCCCGGGCCCTGGACCAGTGAACTGCTGCGCAGGCGGCGGGCCGGCATCCCCGACACCGCCCGCTCCCTGACCCCCGCCCAGGACGCGGTGCACGCCGTCCAGCGCATGGCCGCCAGCTGGCAACTCCAGCGCCGGCCCGTCGTGATGGAGGTGGCCAACAGCGATCTCCCGCACTGCATCGAGTCGTTCGCGCTCCAGGACATCCCCTTCGTCTTCAAGGTCGACGGCACCCTGCCCGTCTCCTTCGGCGGCGCCGGCCGCCACAAACCCGGCCCGCACACCGCGCCCGCCCGGGAACTCATCGACTCCCTGCGCTCCCAGCGCCGCGTCGTCGAATGGACCCGCCACGGCCGCACCGAGGGAGCGGTGACCCTGCTGACCTCGGCCGCCATCCTCGCCACCCCCTGCGAGGACCGGCCGGTCCCCGCGCCGCCGACCCCGCTGCTCCTGGTGGGCGCCTGGACCGAGGCCGCGATGCTGCCGTCCGAGTTCTGGATCACCAACATCGGTGACCGCCCGCTGGCCCAGCTCTTCCTGCTCGCCAAGCTCACCGACCGCGTCTCCCTCGACTTCTCCGAGACCTGCGAACCCGTGGGGATCCGCGACTTCGAGGGCCGCTCGTTCCGCGGCTGGCACCACCACGCCACCCTCGCCAGCGTGGCCCACGCCGCCATGCTGCTCGGCACCCGGGGCCACAGCCCCGACCCGGGCCCGCTCGCCTACCCGGGCGCACCCGCCCGGACCGCGGGGCCGTCCGTGCTGCCGCCGAGACCGCCGAGACCGCTCATACCCGGGCAGGCACCCCGCCTGCCCGGACAGAGCCCGCGCCGCGAGTACATCCGCTGA
- a CDS encoding TMEM175 family protein has protein sequence MERETGRVEAFSDGVFAIIITILVLELKVPEETGSAFWHGVREQWPHYAAYVVSFLIIGVMWVNHHTIFSHLKRVDRPLLFLNLMVLMVVSVIPYTTNVLAEHLMEEGGSANAAAVLYSAVTVAYALAFLAFWWYVTRVGHLFHEKVDKVGARATRVRFGLGAIAYPLTVLLAFVSAPLTLVAHFLIALYYAANQIPIPLVVEEERLETASDLRK, from the coding sequence ATGGAACGCGAAACCGGGCGGGTCGAGGCATTCAGTGACGGCGTATTCGCCATCATCATCACGATTCTCGTCCTGGAGCTAAAGGTTCCGGAAGAAACCGGATCCGCCTTCTGGCACGGCGTCCGGGAACAGTGGCCGCATTACGCCGCCTACGTGGTGAGTTTCCTCATCATCGGCGTCATGTGGGTGAACCACCACACCATCTTCAGTCACCTCAAGCGGGTGGACAGGCCGCTGTTGTTCCTGAATCTCATGGTGCTGATGGTGGTATCGGTGATTCCGTACACCACCAATGTGCTCGCCGAACACCTCATGGAGGAAGGCGGCTCCGCCAACGCGGCCGCGGTCCTCTACAGCGCCGTCACCGTGGCCTACGCCCTGGCATTCCTGGCCTTCTGGTGGTACGTGACCCGGGTCGGCCACCTCTTCCACGAAAAGGTGGACAAGGTCGGCGCCCGCGCCACCAGGGTGCGCTTCGGTCTCGGGGCCATCGCCTACCCCTTGACCGTGCTCCTGGCCTTCGTCTCCGCACCGCTCACACTTGTCGCGCACTTCCTGATCGCGCTCTACTATGCGGCGAACCAGATCCCCATCCCCCTCGTGGTAGAGGAAGAGCGGCTCGAAACTGCCAGCGACCTCAGGAAGTAG
- a CDS encoding nuclear transport factor 2 family protein produces MAKYDISKLHPVFVRQMDALAALDIEAVMKNYTDDAVLLRFEGASVGIEAVRETFTGYLTVKPTLVELQEYIETDDTIFYRAIMNLNGEPEHAFGTLVVRDGRIWRQTAGFGG; encoded by the coding sequence ATGGCCAAGTACGACATCTCGAAACTGCACCCGGTGTTCGTCCGCCAGATGGACGCCCTGGCCGCCCTGGACATCGAGGCGGTGATGAAGAACTACACCGACGACGCCGTGCTGCTCCGCTTCGAGGGGGCGTCCGTCGGCATCGAGGCCGTCCGTGAGACGTTCACCGGCTACCTCACGGTGAAGCCGACCCTGGTCGAACTCCAGGAGTACATCGAGACCGACGACACGATCTTCTATCGGGCGATCATGAACCTCAACGGTGAACCGGAGCACGCGTTCGGGACACTCGTCGTCCGCGATGGCCGAATCTGGCGCCAGACGGCGGGCTTTGGCGGCTGA
- a CDS encoding ATP-binding protein produces MSEPELRAALRGLEIFEGLSEDQLDWLVSVSEPRVLGDGEVLFRDGEEASGFHVLLSGGLVVTKVVDGREEVLTRHSTEEESAAAEEHDGKPSAAHRFTGELPLLTDGAYVATAAASGPATTVVAYPRPVFFEMLTRCHGVAAVLIPVLAWRIKSSEVQARKRATVEALGTLAAGLAHELNNPAAAVARAAQELAPALERLTRTGYAWGAAASGAERSVLDRLAEELDKLPPPEITDPLAQADAEEEIADWAQEAGAERAGLLGSGISDLGLELGWLLERLEGVGEAALPAALDHLAALLETRSLAAELRAAGPRISQLVAATRDYANLDRAPEQTFSVTDGLENTLVVLRAKLAGISIVRMYEPDLPELTGYPSELNQVWTNLVDNAAEAMEGSGVLTLRVRAEGVCMVVEITDTGRGIPEDSLPRIFEPFYTTKDVGKGTGLGLHLSYRIVTQRHHGSIAARSRPGETRMVVRLPFAGNAPACAIEDDLPGQEGDAATATSSTNATTSSTRSSATT; encoded by the coding sequence ATGAGCGAGCCGGAGCTGCGCGCGGCCCTGCGCGGGCTGGAGATCTTCGAGGGGCTCTCCGAGGACCAGCTGGACTGGCTGGTCTCCGTCTCCGAGCCCCGGGTCCTCGGTGACGGGGAGGTCCTCTTCCGCGACGGCGAGGAGGCGAGCGGCTTCCACGTCCTGCTCTCCGGGGGCCTCGTCGTCACCAAGGTCGTCGACGGCCGCGAGGAGGTGCTCACCCGGCACTCCACCGAGGAGGAGAGCGCGGCCGCCGAGGAGCACGACGGGAAACCCTCCGCCGCGCACCGCTTCACCGGGGAGTTGCCGCTGCTGACGGACGGCGCCTACGTGGCGACCGCCGCCGCCAGCGGGCCGGCGACGACCGTGGTCGCGTACCCGAGGCCGGTGTTCTTCGAGATGCTGACCCGCTGCCACGGGGTGGCCGCGGTGCTGATCCCGGTCCTGGCCTGGCGGATCAAGTCCTCCGAGGTGCAGGCCCGCAAACGGGCCACCGTGGAGGCGCTCGGCACGCTCGCCGCCGGGCTGGCCCACGAGCTGAACAACCCGGCCGCCGCCGTGGCCCGGGCCGCGCAGGAGCTGGCGCCCGCCCTGGAGCGGCTGACCCGGACCGGGTACGCCTGGGGCGCGGCGGCCTCGGGCGCGGAGCGCTCCGTCCTGGACCGGCTGGCCGAGGAGCTGGACAAGCTGCCGCCGCCGGAGATCACCGATCCGCTCGCCCAGGCCGACGCGGAGGAGGAGATCGCCGACTGGGCGCAGGAGGCGGGCGCCGAGCGCGCCGGGCTGCTCGGCTCGGGGATCTCGGACCTCGGGCTGGAGCTGGGCTGGCTGCTGGAGCGGCTGGAGGGCGTCGGCGAGGCGGCCCTGCCCGCCGCCCTGGACCATCTGGCGGCGCTGCTGGAGACCAGGTCGCTGGCGGCCGAGCTCCGCGCGGCCGGCCCGCGCATCTCCCAACTGGTGGCGGCCACCCGGGATTACGCCAATCTCGACCGCGCCCCCGAGCAGACCTTCTCGGTGACCGACGGGCTGGAGAACACGCTGGTCGTGCTGCGTGCGAAGCTCGCGGGCATCAGCATCGTACGGATGTACGAGCCCGACCTGCCCGAACTGACGGGCTATCCAAGCGAGTTGAACCAGGTGTGGACCAACCTGGTCGACAACGCCGCCGAGGCCATGGAGGGATCCGGCGTACTCACGCTACGCGTCCGGGCCGAGGGCGTCTGCATGGTCGTCGAGATCACCGACACCGGCCGGGGCATCCCCGAGGACTCCCTGCCGCGGATCTTCGAGCCCTTCTACACGACCAAGGACGTCGGGAAGGGCACGGGTCTGGGGCTGCACCTCAGCTACCGGATCGTGACCCAGCGCCACCACGGGTCGATCGCGGCCCGCTCCCGGCCGGGCGAGACCCGGATGGTCGTCCGGCTGCCCTTCGCCGGGAACGCGCCGGCCTGTGCCATCGAGGACGACCTCCCTGGTCAGGAGGGTGACGCGGCGACCGCGACCAGCTCCACCAACGCCACCACCAGCTCCACCCGCAGCTCCGCCACCACGTGA